One Bacillota bacterium DNA window includes the following coding sequences:
- a CDS encoding spore coat associated protein CotJA: MYRNSDQKPEPKSTQAVPYQDQSQPIGYCPPSPGMELARAYVPIQRLGQVYPPGKALEVGTMFPELYRPYHY, translated from the coding sequence ATGTATAGGAACAGTGATCAAAAACCTGAGCCTAAGAGTACTCAAGCAGTGCCATATCAAGATCAAAGTCAGCCGATCGGGTACTGTCCACCCTCACCGGGTATGGAATTGGCACGGGCGTACGTACCCATTCAAAGACTCGGGCAGGTTTACCCCCCAGGCAAAGCTTTGGAAGTGGGTACCATGTTTCCCGAATTGTACCGTCCTTATCACTATTAA
- a CDS encoding spore coat protein CotJB: MDSRSQSLLLRKIQELSFVAVDLNLFLDTHPGDRRALEMYNNVHRDLMQAVRKYEQVYGPLVNFGYSPVMQDSWTWVESPWPWEIKY; the protein is encoded by the coding sequence ATGGATTCTCGCAGCCAATCCCTATTGCTGCGCAAAATACAGGAGTTATCCTTTGTAGCGGTGGATTTGAACTTGTTCCTGGATACGCACCCGGGAGACCGGCGGGCGCTGGAAATGTACAACAATGTACACCGCGACTTAATGCAAGCTGTCCGCAAATATGAACAGGTATACGGGCCCCTGGTCAATTTCGGTTATTCCCCTGTTATGCAAGACAGCTGGACCTGGGTGGAAAGCCCATGGCCGTGGGAAATAAAGTATTAA
- a CDS encoding manganese containing catalase, with protein MWLYEKKLQVPVRVTSPDPRMAKYVITQYGGPEGELSASLRYLNMRYTMPTGKAKGVLPICT; from the coding sequence ATGTGGCTGTATGAAAAGAAACTGCAGGTACCCGTCCGGGTTACATCGCCTGACCCCCGCATGGCTAAGTATGTCATCACTCAGTACGGTGGGCCGGAGGGAGAATTATCAGCGTCGCTCCGTTACCTAAACATGCGATACACAATGCCCACCGGCAAAGCAAAGGGAGTTTTGCCTATATGTACATAG
- a CDS encoding type II toxin-antitoxin system RelE/ParE family toxin produces the protein MFIQIDKKTTTRILDKIELLKADPYLLPGVKQLTGKLEGLYRLRIGNYRAVYEVNEKGHIVIVLVIGPRGDIYNKV, from the coding sequence ATTTTTATCCAAATTGATAAAAAAACGACAACGCGAATACTTGATAAAATTGAGTTATTGAAAGCTGACCCCTATCTCTTGCCAGGTGTAAAGCAATTAACTGGTAAGCTTGAAGGTCTCTACCGGCTACGCATCGGTAACTACCGTGCAGTTTATGAAGTCAATGAGAAAGGCCACATAGTTATAGTTCTTGTTATTGGTCCAAGAGGCGATATATATAACAAAGTTTAA
- a CDS encoding quinate 5-dehydrogenase gives MKRVVSVSLGSSKRDHQVETELLGEKFEISRRGTDGDFKKAMQIIQELDGSIDAIGLGGIDVYVYAGKKRYALSDGLKLMRTAKVTPVVDGSGLKNTLERETVRYLLKNTNYIKPHTKVLMVSGVDRFGMAQAFSEAGCDLTLGDLMFGLGILHPIKSVQKLESVARKLLPIISHLPFGLLYPTGKKQDAQNEAKANKFARFYLESEIIAGDYHYIKKYLPPKLPGKLVITNTTTMDDVNMLRERGAVALITTTPVLDGRSFGTNVMEGVLVALAGKPWDQITVDEYVDLLAQLEFEPQIIDLQKDSTIGTA, from the coding sequence TTGAAACGAGTAGTAAGCGTAAGCCTTGGCTCGTCTAAACGGGATCATCAAGTGGAAACCGAACTTCTGGGGGAAAAATTTGAAATCAGCCGCAGGGGAACAGATGGCGACTTTAAAAAAGCCATGCAGATAATTCAGGAACTGGATGGCTCAATCGATGCCATAGGTTTAGGCGGCATAGATGTTTACGTATATGCCGGCAAAAAGCGCTATGCCTTGTCAGACGGTTTGAAATTAATGCGGACCGCCAAGGTTACTCCGGTGGTGGACGGCAGCGGTCTTAAAAATACACTGGAACGGGAAACTGTTCGCTATTTATTAAAAAATACTAATTATATTAAACCCCATACAAAAGTGCTCATGGTGAGCGGTGTGGATCGTTTCGGCATGGCCCAAGCCTTTTCCGAAGCTGGGTGTGATTTAACACTGGGGGACCTGATGTTTGGCCTGGGTATTCTCCATCCTATAAAATCAGTGCAAAAGCTGGAAAGCGTGGCCAGGAAATTGCTGCCAATAATTTCTCATTTGCCCTTTGGCTTGCTTTATCCTACGGGGAAAAAACAGGATGCCCAAAATGAAGCGAAGGCGAACAAGTTCGCGCGTTTTTATCTGGAATCAGAGATTATTGCTGGTGACTACCATTATATCAAAAAATATCTACCCCCCAAATTGCCGGGCAAACTGGTTATCACCAACACCACTACCATGGATGACGTAAACATGCTGAGGGAGCGGGGTGCGGTAGCGTTGATTACAACGACACCTGTGCTTGACGGACGTTCTTTTGGGACCAATGTCATGGAGGGCGTTCTGGTTGCCCTTGCCGGTAAGCCCTGGGACCAAATTACCGTGGATGAATACGTGGATTTACTGGCCCAGCTTGAATTTGAGCCGCAGATAATAGACTTACAGAAAGATTCAACCATAGGTACGGCATAA